One genomic window of Scatophagus argus isolate fScaArg1 chromosome 16, fScaArg1.pri, whole genome shotgun sequence includes the following:
- the usp7 gene encoding ubiquitin carboxyl-terminal hydrolase 7 isoform X4, with the protein MFVNSLAVTLVINLEPPLAGDTDDPPRIPANPVINGNVAMADGHNNTEEDMEDDTSWRSEATFRFVVERFSRLSESVLSPSCFVRNLPWKIMVMPRFYPDRPHQKSVGFFLQCNAESDSTSWSCHAQAMLKIINYKDDEKSFSRRISHLFFHKENDWGFSNFMSWSDVTDPERGFIDDDKVTFEVYVQADAPHGVAWDSKKHTGYVGLKNQGATCYMNSLLQTLFFTNQLRRAVYMMPTEGDDSSKSVPLALQRVFYELQHSDKPVGTKKLTKSFGWETLDSFMQHDVQELCRVLLDNVENKMKGTCVEGTIPKLFRGKMVSYIQCKHVDYRSERIEDYYDIQLSIKGKKNIFESFKDYVATEQLDGDNKYDAGEHGLQEAEKGVKFLTFPPILHLQLMRFMYDPQTDQNIKINDRFEFPDQLPLDEFLQKPDSKDPANYILHAVLVHSGDNHGGHYVVYLNPKGDGKVSVKEPIWCKFDDDVVSRCTKEEAIEHNYGGHDDDLSVRHCTNAYMLVYIRESKLSEVLQPMTDVDIPQQLVERLQEEKRVEAQKRKERQEAHLYMQVQMVTEDQFCGHQGNDMYDEEKVKYTVFKVLKSSTLQEFVQNLSQTMGFPQDQMRLWPMQARSNGTKRPAMLDYEADCNKSMIDLSDNENPWTIFLETVDPEMAASGATLPKFDKDHDVMLFLKMYDPKTRSLNYCGHIYTPISCKIRDLLPVMCERAGFQQETSLILYEEVKPNLTERIQDYDVSLDKALDELMDGDIIVFQKDDPENDSSELPTAKDYFRDLYHRVDVIFCDKTIHNDPGFVVTLSNRMNYFQVAKTVAQRLNTDPMLLQFFKSQGYRDGPGNPLRHNYEGTLRDLLQFFKPRQPKKLYYQQLKMKITDFENRRSFKSIWLNSQFREEEITLYPDKHGCVRDLLEECKKAVELSEKGSEKLRLLEIVSYKIIGVHQEDELLECLCPAASRTFRIEEIPSDQVDLDKDSEMLIPVAHFHKEVFGTFGIPFLLKIRQGESFREVMRRIQTMLEIQEKEFEKFKFAIVMMGRHQYITEDEYEVNLKDFEPQPGNMSHPRPWLGLDHFNKAPKRGRYTYLEKAIKIHN; encoded by the exons ATGTTTGTAAACAGTCTCGCTGTTACACTTGTAATTAATTTGGAACCACCGCTAG CTGGGGACACAGATGACCCTCCAAGAATCCCGGCTAACCCAGTGATCAATGGTAACGTAGCCATGGCAGAtggacacaacaacacagaggagGACATGGAGGATG ACACCAGTTGGCGATCCGAGGCGACTTTCCGCTTTGTGGTGGAACGCTTCAGCCGCTTGAGTGAGTCAGTGCTCAGCCCATCCTGCTTTGTCCGTAACCTTCCATGGAAGATAATGGTGATGCCGCGCTTCTATCCCGACCGGCCACACCAGAAGAGCGTGGGATTCTTCCTGCAGTGTAACGCAGAGTCAGACTCCAC GTCATGGTCATGCCACGCACAGGCCATGCTAAAGATTATCAACTACAAAGACGACGAGAAGTCCTTCAGCCGTAGGATCAGTCACCTTTTCTTCCACAAAGAAAATGACTGGGGCTTCTCCAACTTCATGTCCTGGAGT gaTGTGACTGATCCAGAGAGGGGCTTCATTGATGATGACAAAGTCACCTTTGAAGTCTATGTCCAGGCAGATGCCCCACATGGAGTGGC TTGGGACTCTAAGAAACACACTGGCTATGTTGGACTGAAGAACCAGGGAGCTACCTGCTACATGAATAGCCTTCTGCAGACTCTCTTCTTCACCAATCAGCTACGACGG GCGGTGTACATGATGCCCACAGAGGGAGATGACTCGTCCAAGAGTGTTCCCCTGGCGCTGCAGAGGGTTTTTTACGAGCTGCAGCACAGCGACAAACCTGTGGGAACCAAGAAACTCACGAAGTCCTTTGG TTGGGAAACACTAGATAGCTTCATGCAGCATGATGTACAGGAGCTGTGCAGAGTG CTCCTAGACAATGtggagaataaaatgaaaggcACTTGTGTTGAGGGAACCATCCCTAAGCTCTTCAGAGGAAAGATGGTG TCATACATCCAGTGTAAGCATGTGGACTACCGGTCAGAGCGGATAGAGGACTACTATGACATCCAGCTTAGcataaaaggaaagaagaaca TCTTCGAGTCATTCAAAGATTATGTTGCAACTGAGCAGTTAGATGGAGACAACAAATACGATGCAGGAGAGCATGGCCTGCAG gaAGCAGAAAAGGGAGTGAAGTTCCTCACCTTCCCTCCAATCCTTCATCTGCAGCTGATGAGGTTCATGTATGACCCACAGACTGACCAAAATATCAAGATTAACGACAG GTTTGAGTTTCCAGACCAGCTGCCCCTGGATGAGTTCCTTCAGAAGCCAGACTCCAAAGACCCAGCCAACTACATCCTGCATGCAGTGCTAGTGCACAGTGGGGACAACCATGGCGGTCACTACGTCGTCTATCTTAACCCAAAAGGAGACGGCAAAGTGAGTGTCAAGGAACCAATA tgGTGTAagtttgatgatgatgtggtgTCACGGTGCACCAAGGAGGAGGCCATAGAGCACAACTACGGTGGACATGACGATGACCTCTCGGTGCGCCACTGCACCAATGCATACATGTTAGTCTACATCCGTGAGTCCAAGCTAA GTGAGGTACTTCAGCCAATGACCGATGTGGACATCCCCCAGCAGCTTGTGGAGCgtctgcaggaggagaaaagagtgGAGGCACAGAAGAGGAAGGAGCGCCAAGAGGCTCACCTCTACATGCAGGTCCAG ATGGTGACAGAGGACCAGTTCTGTGGTCATCAGGGCAATGACATGTATGATGAGGAGAAGGTGAAGTACACAGTCTTCAAGGTCCTGAAGAGCTCAACGCTGCAAGAGTTTGTCCAGAACCTCTCCCAGACCATG GGTTTCCCACAGGACCAGATGAGGCTGTGGCCCATGCAGGCCCGGAGCAATGGAACCAAGCGACCCGCCATGCTCGACTACGAGGCAGACTGCAATAAGTcg ATGATTGACTTGAGCGACAACGAGAATCCCTGGACAATATTTCTGGAGACGGTGGATCCAGAGATGGCGGCCAGCGGGGCCACGTTACCCAAGTTTGACAAAGACC ATGATGTCATGTTGTTCTTGAAGATGTATGACCCCAAAACCAGAAGCTTAAATTATTGTGGACATATCTACACACCTATATCCTGCAAAATAA GAGACCTTCTGCCAGTCATGTGTGAGAGAGCAGGGTTTCAGCAGGAAACTAGCCTTATCCTCTATGAG GAAGTAAAGCCCAATCTAACAGAGCGGATACAGGACTATGATGTCTCTCTGGACAAGGCCCTGGATGAGCTCATGGACGGGGACATCATTGTCTTCCAGAA GGACGACCCAGAGAACGACAGCAGTGAGCTGCCTACGGCCAAGGATTATTTCCGGGATCTCTACCACCGAGTGGACGTCATTTTCTGTGACAAAACCATCCACAACGACCCCGGCTTTGTGGTCACGCTTTCTAACCGCATGAACTATTTTCAG gtGGCCAAGACAGTAGCGCAGAGGTTGAATACAGATCCCATGCTGCTACAGTTCTTCAAGTCGCAGGG GTACAGGGACGGTCCAGGGAATCCTCTCAGACACAACTATGAGGGAACGCTGCGGGACCTCCTGCAATTCTTCAAACCTCGGCAGCCCAAGAAACTGTACTACCAGCAG TTAAAGATGAAGATAACAGACTTTGAGAACAGGAGGAGTTTTAAATCCATATGGCTCAACAGCCAGTTCAGAGaggag gAGATCACCCTCTACCCTGACAAGCATGGCTGTGTGCGGGACCTTTTGGAAGAATGTAAAAAGGCAGTGGAGCTCTCTGAAAAAGGCTCGGAGAAGCTCAG GCTGTTAGAGATAGTAAGCTATAAAATCATTGGGGTTCACCAGGAGGACGAGCTGCTAGAATGTTTATGTCCGGCTGCCAGCCGCACCTTCAGAATAGAG GAGATTCCTTCAGACCAGGTGGACTTGGACAAGGACAGCGAAATGCTAATCCCTGTCGCTCACTTCCACAAGGAAGTTTTTGGCACCTTTGGGATTCCCTTCTTGCTCAAGATCagacag GGTGAGTCATTTCGGGAGGTGATGAGGAGGATCCAGACCATGCTGGAAATTCAGGAGAAAGAATTTGAGAAG TTCAAGTTTGCGATTGTGATGATGGGACGGCATCAGTACATCACTGAAGACGAATATGAGGTCAACCTGAAGGACTTTGAACCACAGCCAG GTAACATGTCCCACCCGCGCCCCTGGTTAGGGTTGGATCATTTCAACAAAGCTCCAAAGAGAGGTCGCTATACCTACCtggagaaagcaatcaagatcCACAACTAA
- the usp7 gene encoding ubiquitin carboxyl-terminal hydrolase 7 isoform X5, producing MADGHNNTEEDMEDDTSWRSEATFRFVVERFSRLSESVLSPSCFVRNLPWKIMVMPRFYPDRPHQKSVGFFLQCNAESDSTSWSCHAQAMLKIINYKDDEKSFSRRISHLFFHKENDWGFSNFMSWSDVTDPERGFIDDDKVTFEVYVQADAPHGVAWDSKKHTGYVGLKNQGATCYMNSLLQTLFFTNQLRRAVYMMPTEGDDSSKSVPLALQRVFYELQHSDKPVGTKKLTKSFGWETLDSFMQHDVQELCRVLLDNVENKMKGTCVEGTIPKLFRGKMVSYIQCKHVDYRSERIEDYYDIQLSIKGKKNIFESFKDYVATEQLDGDNKYDAGEHGLQEAEKGVKFLTFPPILHLQLMRFMYDPQTDQNIKINDRFEFPDQLPLDEFLQKPDSKDPANYILHAVLVHSGDNHGGHYVVYLNPKGDGKVSVKEPIWCKFDDDVVSRCTKEEAIEHNYGGHDDDLSVRHCTNAYMLVYIRESKLSEVLQPMTDVDIPQQLVERLQEEKRVEAQKRKERQEAHLYMQVQMVTEDQFCGHQGNDMYDEEKVKYTVFKVLKSSTLQEFVQNLSQTMGFPQDQMRLWPMQARSNGTKRPAMLDYEADCNKSMIDLSDNENPWTIFLETVDPEMAASGATLPKFDKDHDVMLFLKMYDPKTRSLNYCGHIYTPISCKIRDLLPVMCERAGFQQETSLILYEEVKPNLTERIQDYDVSLDKALDELMDGDIIVFQKDDPENDSSELPTAKDYFRDLYHRVDVIFCDKTIHNDPGFVVTLSNRMNYFQVAKTVAQRLNTDPMLLQFFKSQGYRDGPGNPLRHNYEGTLRDLLQFFKPRQPKKLYYQQLKMKITDFENRRSFKSIWLNSQFREEEITLYPDKHGCVRDLLEECKKAVELSEKGSEKLRLLEIVSYKIIGVHQEDELLECLCPAASRTFRIEEIPSDQVDLDKDSEMLIPVAHFHKEVFGTFGIPFLLKIRQGESFREVMRRIQTMLEIQEKEFEKFKFAIVMMGRHQYITEDEYEVNLKDFEPQPGNMSHPRPWLGLDHFNKAPKRGRYTYLEKAIKIHN from the exons ATGGCAGAtggacacaacaacacagaggagGACATGGAGGATG ACACCAGTTGGCGATCCGAGGCGACTTTCCGCTTTGTGGTGGAACGCTTCAGCCGCTTGAGTGAGTCAGTGCTCAGCCCATCCTGCTTTGTCCGTAACCTTCCATGGAAGATAATGGTGATGCCGCGCTTCTATCCCGACCGGCCACACCAGAAGAGCGTGGGATTCTTCCTGCAGTGTAACGCAGAGTCAGACTCCAC GTCATGGTCATGCCACGCACAGGCCATGCTAAAGATTATCAACTACAAAGACGACGAGAAGTCCTTCAGCCGTAGGATCAGTCACCTTTTCTTCCACAAAGAAAATGACTGGGGCTTCTCCAACTTCATGTCCTGGAGT gaTGTGACTGATCCAGAGAGGGGCTTCATTGATGATGACAAAGTCACCTTTGAAGTCTATGTCCAGGCAGATGCCCCACATGGAGTGGC TTGGGACTCTAAGAAACACACTGGCTATGTTGGACTGAAGAACCAGGGAGCTACCTGCTACATGAATAGCCTTCTGCAGACTCTCTTCTTCACCAATCAGCTACGACGG GCGGTGTACATGATGCCCACAGAGGGAGATGACTCGTCCAAGAGTGTTCCCCTGGCGCTGCAGAGGGTTTTTTACGAGCTGCAGCACAGCGACAAACCTGTGGGAACCAAGAAACTCACGAAGTCCTTTGG TTGGGAAACACTAGATAGCTTCATGCAGCATGATGTACAGGAGCTGTGCAGAGTG CTCCTAGACAATGtggagaataaaatgaaaggcACTTGTGTTGAGGGAACCATCCCTAAGCTCTTCAGAGGAAAGATGGTG TCATACATCCAGTGTAAGCATGTGGACTACCGGTCAGAGCGGATAGAGGACTACTATGACATCCAGCTTAGcataaaaggaaagaagaaca TCTTCGAGTCATTCAAAGATTATGTTGCAACTGAGCAGTTAGATGGAGACAACAAATACGATGCAGGAGAGCATGGCCTGCAG gaAGCAGAAAAGGGAGTGAAGTTCCTCACCTTCCCTCCAATCCTTCATCTGCAGCTGATGAGGTTCATGTATGACCCACAGACTGACCAAAATATCAAGATTAACGACAG GTTTGAGTTTCCAGACCAGCTGCCCCTGGATGAGTTCCTTCAGAAGCCAGACTCCAAAGACCCAGCCAACTACATCCTGCATGCAGTGCTAGTGCACAGTGGGGACAACCATGGCGGTCACTACGTCGTCTATCTTAACCCAAAAGGAGACGGCAAAGTGAGTGTCAAGGAACCAATA tgGTGTAagtttgatgatgatgtggtgTCACGGTGCACCAAGGAGGAGGCCATAGAGCACAACTACGGTGGACATGACGATGACCTCTCGGTGCGCCACTGCACCAATGCATACATGTTAGTCTACATCCGTGAGTCCAAGCTAA GTGAGGTACTTCAGCCAATGACCGATGTGGACATCCCCCAGCAGCTTGTGGAGCgtctgcaggaggagaaaagagtgGAGGCACAGAAGAGGAAGGAGCGCCAAGAGGCTCACCTCTACATGCAGGTCCAG ATGGTGACAGAGGACCAGTTCTGTGGTCATCAGGGCAATGACATGTATGATGAGGAGAAGGTGAAGTACACAGTCTTCAAGGTCCTGAAGAGCTCAACGCTGCAAGAGTTTGTCCAGAACCTCTCCCAGACCATG GGTTTCCCACAGGACCAGATGAGGCTGTGGCCCATGCAGGCCCGGAGCAATGGAACCAAGCGACCCGCCATGCTCGACTACGAGGCAGACTGCAATAAGTcg ATGATTGACTTGAGCGACAACGAGAATCCCTGGACAATATTTCTGGAGACGGTGGATCCAGAGATGGCGGCCAGCGGGGCCACGTTACCCAAGTTTGACAAAGACC ATGATGTCATGTTGTTCTTGAAGATGTATGACCCCAAAACCAGAAGCTTAAATTATTGTGGACATATCTACACACCTATATCCTGCAAAATAA GAGACCTTCTGCCAGTCATGTGTGAGAGAGCAGGGTTTCAGCAGGAAACTAGCCTTATCCTCTATGAG GAAGTAAAGCCCAATCTAACAGAGCGGATACAGGACTATGATGTCTCTCTGGACAAGGCCCTGGATGAGCTCATGGACGGGGACATCATTGTCTTCCAGAA GGACGACCCAGAGAACGACAGCAGTGAGCTGCCTACGGCCAAGGATTATTTCCGGGATCTCTACCACCGAGTGGACGTCATTTTCTGTGACAAAACCATCCACAACGACCCCGGCTTTGTGGTCACGCTTTCTAACCGCATGAACTATTTTCAG gtGGCCAAGACAGTAGCGCAGAGGTTGAATACAGATCCCATGCTGCTACAGTTCTTCAAGTCGCAGGG GTACAGGGACGGTCCAGGGAATCCTCTCAGACACAACTATGAGGGAACGCTGCGGGACCTCCTGCAATTCTTCAAACCTCGGCAGCCCAAGAAACTGTACTACCAGCAG TTAAAGATGAAGATAACAGACTTTGAGAACAGGAGGAGTTTTAAATCCATATGGCTCAACAGCCAGTTCAGAGaggag gAGATCACCCTCTACCCTGACAAGCATGGCTGTGTGCGGGACCTTTTGGAAGAATGTAAAAAGGCAGTGGAGCTCTCTGAAAAAGGCTCGGAGAAGCTCAG GCTGTTAGAGATAGTAAGCTATAAAATCATTGGGGTTCACCAGGAGGACGAGCTGCTAGAATGTTTATGTCCGGCTGCCAGCCGCACCTTCAGAATAGAG GAGATTCCTTCAGACCAGGTGGACTTGGACAAGGACAGCGAAATGCTAATCCCTGTCGCTCACTTCCACAAGGAAGTTTTTGGCACCTTTGGGATTCCCTTCTTGCTCAAGATCagacag GGTGAGTCATTTCGGGAGGTGATGAGGAGGATCCAGACCATGCTGGAAATTCAGGAGAAAGAATTTGAGAAG TTCAAGTTTGCGATTGTGATGATGGGACGGCATCAGTACATCACTGAAGACGAATATGAGGTCAACCTGAAGGACTTTGAACCACAGCCAG GTAACATGTCCCACCCGCGCCCCTGGTTAGGGTTGGATCATTTCAACAAAGCTCCAAAGAGAGGTCGCTATACCTACCtggagaaagcaatcaagatcCACAACTAA
- the usp7 gene encoding ubiquitin carboxyl-terminal hydrolase 7 isoform X2, with protein MNHHHHHTQQQQQKAGEQQLSEPEDMEMEAGDTDDPPRIPANPVINGNVAMADGHNNTEEDMEDDTSWRSEATFRFVVERFSRLSESVLSPSCFVRNLPWKIMVMPRFYPDRPHQKSVGFFLQCNAESDSTSWSCHAQAMLKIINYKDDEKSFSRRISHLFFHKENDWGFSNFMSWSDVTDPERGFIDDDKVTFEVYVQADAPHGVAWDSKKHTGYVGLKNQGATCYMNSLLQTLFFTNQLRRAVYMMPTEGDDSSKSVPLALQRVFYELQHSDKPVGTKKLTKSFGWETLDSFMQHDVQELCRVLLDNVENKMKGTCVEGTIPKLFRGKMVSYIQCKHVDYRSERIEDYYDIQLSIKGKKNIFESFKDYVATEQLDGDNKYDAGEHGLQEAEKGVKFLTFPPILHLQLMRFMYDPQTDQNIKINDRFEFPDQLPLDEFLQKPDSKDPANYILHAVLVHSGDNHGGHYVVYLNPKGDGKVSVKEPIWCKFDDDVVSRCTKEEAIEHNYGGHDDDLSVRHCTNAYMLVYIRESKLSEVLQPMTDVDIPQQLVERLQEEKRVEAQKRKERQEAHLYMQVQMVTEDQFCGHQGNDMYDEEKVKYTVFKVLKSSTLQEFVQNLSQTMGFPQDQMRLWPMQARSNGTKRPAMLDYEADCNKSMIDLSDNENPWTIFLETVDPEMAASGATLPKFDKDHDVMLFLKMYDPKTRSLNYCGHIYTPISCKIRDLLPVMCERAGFQQETSLILYEEVKPNLTERIQDYDVSLDKALDELMDGDIIVFQKDDPENDSSELPTAKDYFRDLYHRVDVIFCDKTIHNDPGFVVTLSNRMNYFQVAKTVAQRLNTDPMLLQFFKSQGDGPGNPLRHNYEGTLRDLLQFFKPRQPKKLYYQQLKMKITDFENRRSFKSIWLNSQFREEEITLYPDKHGCVRDLLEECKKAVELSEKGSEKLRLLEIVSYKIIGVHQEDELLECLCPAASRTFRIEEIPSDQVDLDKDSEMLIPVAHFHKEVFGTFGIPFLLKIRQGESFREVMRRIQTMLEIQEKEFEKFKFAIVMMGRHQYITEDEYEVNLKDFEPQPGNMSHPRPWLGLDHFNKAPKRGRYTYLEKAIKIHN; from the exons ATgaaccaccaccatcatcacacgcagcagcagcaacagaaagcCGGCGAACAGCAGCTCAGCGAACCAGAGGACATGGAGATGGAAG CTGGGGACACAGATGACCCTCCAAGAATCCCGGCTAACCCAGTGATCAATGGTAACGTAGCCATGGCAGAtggacacaacaacacagaggagGACATGGAGGATG ACACCAGTTGGCGATCCGAGGCGACTTTCCGCTTTGTGGTGGAACGCTTCAGCCGCTTGAGTGAGTCAGTGCTCAGCCCATCCTGCTTTGTCCGTAACCTTCCATGGAAGATAATGGTGATGCCGCGCTTCTATCCCGACCGGCCACACCAGAAGAGCGTGGGATTCTTCCTGCAGTGTAACGCAGAGTCAGACTCCAC GTCATGGTCATGCCACGCACAGGCCATGCTAAAGATTATCAACTACAAAGACGACGAGAAGTCCTTCAGCCGTAGGATCAGTCACCTTTTCTTCCACAAAGAAAATGACTGGGGCTTCTCCAACTTCATGTCCTGGAGT gaTGTGACTGATCCAGAGAGGGGCTTCATTGATGATGACAAAGTCACCTTTGAAGTCTATGTCCAGGCAGATGCCCCACATGGAGTGGC TTGGGACTCTAAGAAACACACTGGCTATGTTGGACTGAAGAACCAGGGAGCTACCTGCTACATGAATAGCCTTCTGCAGACTCTCTTCTTCACCAATCAGCTACGACGG GCGGTGTACATGATGCCCACAGAGGGAGATGACTCGTCCAAGAGTGTTCCCCTGGCGCTGCAGAGGGTTTTTTACGAGCTGCAGCACAGCGACAAACCTGTGGGAACCAAGAAACTCACGAAGTCCTTTGG TTGGGAAACACTAGATAGCTTCATGCAGCATGATGTACAGGAGCTGTGCAGAGTG CTCCTAGACAATGtggagaataaaatgaaaggcACTTGTGTTGAGGGAACCATCCCTAAGCTCTTCAGAGGAAAGATGGTG TCATACATCCAGTGTAAGCATGTGGACTACCGGTCAGAGCGGATAGAGGACTACTATGACATCCAGCTTAGcataaaaggaaagaagaaca TCTTCGAGTCATTCAAAGATTATGTTGCAACTGAGCAGTTAGATGGAGACAACAAATACGATGCAGGAGAGCATGGCCTGCAG gaAGCAGAAAAGGGAGTGAAGTTCCTCACCTTCCCTCCAATCCTTCATCTGCAGCTGATGAGGTTCATGTATGACCCACAGACTGACCAAAATATCAAGATTAACGACAG GTTTGAGTTTCCAGACCAGCTGCCCCTGGATGAGTTCCTTCAGAAGCCAGACTCCAAAGACCCAGCCAACTACATCCTGCATGCAGTGCTAGTGCACAGTGGGGACAACCATGGCGGTCACTACGTCGTCTATCTTAACCCAAAAGGAGACGGCAAAGTGAGTGTCAAGGAACCAATA tgGTGTAagtttgatgatgatgtggtgTCACGGTGCACCAAGGAGGAGGCCATAGAGCACAACTACGGTGGACATGACGATGACCTCTCGGTGCGCCACTGCACCAATGCATACATGTTAGTCTACATCCGTGAGTCCAAGCTAA GTGAGGTACTTCAGCCAATGACCGATGTGGACATCCCCCAGCAGCTTGTGGAGCgtctgcaggaggagaaaagagtgGAGGCACAGAAGAGGAAGGAGCGCCAAGAGGCTCACCTCTACATGCAGGTCCAG ATGGTGACAGAGGACCAGTTCTGTGGTCATCAGGGCAATGACATGTATGATGAGGAGAAGGTGAAGTACACAGTCTTCAAGGTCCTGAAGAGCTCAACGCTGCAAGAGTTTGTCCAGAACCTCTCCCAGACCATG GGTTTCCCACAGGACCAGATGAGGCTGTGGCCCATGCAGGCCCGGAGCAATGGAACCAAGCGACCCGCCATGCTCGACTACGAGGCAGACTGCAATAAGTcg ATGATTGACTTGAGCGACAACGAGAATCCCTGGACAATATTTCTGGAGACGGTGGATCCAGAGATGGCGGCCAGCGGGGCCACGTTACCCAAGTTTGACAAAGACC ATGATGTCATGTTGTTCTTGAAGATGTATGACCCCAAAACCAGAAGCTTAAATTATTGTGGACATATCTACACACCTATATCCTGCAAAATAA GAGACCTTCTGCCAGTCATGTGTGAGAGAGCAGGGTTTCAGCAGGAAACTAGCCTTATCCTCTATGAG GAAGTAAAGCCCAATCTAACAGAGCGGATACAGGACTATGATGTCTCTCTGGACAAGGCCCTGGATGAGCTCATGGACGGGGACATCATTGTCTTCCAGAA GGACGACCCAGAGAACGACAGCAGTGAGCTGCCTACGGCCAAGGATTATTTCCGGGATCTCTACCACCGAGTGGACGTCATTTTCTGTGACAAAACCATCCACAACGACCCCGGCTTTGTGGTCACGCTTTCTAACCGCATGAACTATTTTCAG gtGGCCAAGACAGTAGCGCAGAGGTTGAATACAGATCCCATGCTGCTACAGTTCTTCAAGTCGCAGGG GGACGGTCCAGGGAATCCTCTCAGACACAACTATGAGGGAACGCTGCGGGACCTCCTGCAATTCTTCAAACCTCGGCAGCCCAAGAAACTGTACTACCAGCAG TTAAAGATGAAGATAACAGACTTTGAGAACAGGAGGAGTTTTAAATCCATATGGCTCAACAGCCAGTTCAGAGaggag gAGATCACCCTCTACCCTGACAAGCATGGCTGTGTGCGGGACCTTTTGGAAGAATGTAAAAAGGCAGTGGAGCTCTCTGAAAAAGGCTCGGAGAAGCTCAG GCTGTTAGAGATAGTAAGCTATAAAATCATTGGGGTTCACCAGGAGGACGAGCTGCTAGAATGTTTATGTCCGGCTGCCAGCCGCACCTTCAGAATAGAG GAGATTCCTTCAGACCAGGTGGACTTGGACAAGGACAGCGAAATGCTAATCCCTGTCGCTCACTTCCACAAGGAAGTTTTTGGCACCTTTGGGATTCCCTTCTTGCTCAAGATCagacag GGTGAGTCATTTCGGGAGGTGATGAGGAGGATCCAGACCATGCTGGAAATTCAGGAGAAAGAATTTGAGAAG TTCAAGTTTGCGATTGTGATGATGGGACGGCATCAGTACATCACTGAAGACGAATATGAGGTCAACCTGAAGGACTTTGAACCACAGCCAG GTAACATGTCCCACCCGCGCCCCTGGTTAGGGTTGGATCATTTCAACAAAGCTCCAAAGAGAGGTCGCTATACCTACCtggagaaagcaatcaagatcCACAACTAA